A DNA window from Oncorhynchus tshawytscha isolate Ot180627B linkage group LG13, Otsh_v2.0, whole genome shotgun sequence contains the following coding sequences:
- the LOC112265305 gene encoding creatine kinase M-type-like, translated as MPKNCHNDYKMKFSDVEEFPDLSLHNNHMAKVLTKDMYKKLRSKSTPSGFTLDDCTQTGVDNPGHPFIMTVGCVAGDEECYEVFKDMFDPIISDRHGGYKPTDKHKTDLNFENLKGGDDLDPAYVLSSRVRTGRSIKGYTLPPHNSRGERRMVEKLSIEALATLDGEFKGKYYPLNGMTDAEQDQLIADHFLFDKPVSPLLLSAGMARDWPDARGIWHNDAKSFLVWVNEEDHLRVISMEKGGNMKEVFRRFCVGLQKIEAVFKKHNHGFMWNEHLGYVLTCPSNLGTGLRGGVHVKLPKLSTHAKFEEILTRLRLQKRGTGGVDTASVGGIFDISNADRLGSSEVQQVQMVVDGVKLMVEMEKKLEKGEAIDGMIPAQK; from the exons ATGCCGAAGAACTGCCACAATGACTACAAGATGAAATTCTCTGATGTAGAGGAGTTCCCAGACCTCTCTCTGCACAACAACCACATGGCCAAGGTGCTGACCAAGGACATGTACAAAAAGCTGAGGAGCAAGTCTACCCCCTCCGGTTTCACCCTGGACGACTGCACCCAGACCGGTGTGGACAACCCTG gACACCCCTTCATCATGACCGTGGGCTGCGTTGCTGGTGATGAAGAGTGCTACGAAGTCTTTAAGGATATGTTCGACCCCATCATCTCCGACCGTCACGGAGGCTACAAGCCCACCGACAAACACAAGACCGACCTGAACTTCGAGAACCTGAAG GGAGGTGATGATCTTGACCCCGCCTATGTCCTGTCCAGCCGTGTGCGTACCGGACGCAGCATCAAAGGATACACCCTGCCCCCCCACAACAGCCGTGGCGAGCGTAGAATGGTTGAGAAACTGTCCATCGAGG ccctggCCACACTGGATGGTGAGTTCAAGGGAAAGTACTACCCCCTGAATGGCATGACCGATGCCGAGCAGGATCAGCTGATCGCCGACCACTTCTTGTTTGACAAGCCCGTCTCCCCCCTGCTGCTGTCCGCTGGTATGGCCCGTGACTGGCCCGACGCAAGAGGAATCTG GCACAACGATGCCAAGAGCTTCTTGGTCTGGGTGAACGAGGAGGATCACCTGCGTGTCATCTCCATGGAGAAGGGAGGCAACATGAAGGAGGTCTTCAGACGCTTCTGCGTTGGTCTGCAGAAG ATTGAGGCGGTCTTCAAGAAGCACAACCACGGCTTCATGTGGAACGAGCATCTCGGCTATGTGCTGACCTGCCCCTCCAACCTGGGAACTGGCCTTCGCGGTGGCGTGCACGTCAAGCTGCCCAAGCTGAGCACACACGCCAAGTTTGAGGAGATCCTGACCAGGCTGCGTCTGCAGAAGCGCGGCACAG GTGGTGTGGACACGGCCTCCGTGGGTGGAATCTTCGACATCTCCAACGCTGATCGTCTGGGCTCCTCAGAGGTGCAGCAGGTGCAGATGGTGGTGGATGGCGTCAAGCTCATGGTGGAGATGGAGAAGAAGCTGGAGAAGGGAGAGGCCATCGACGGCATGATCCCCGCCCAGAAGTAA